The region AACTGCCAGAAGGCGGATTTGTTCATCGGTTAAGGTAGTTGTTGCCGAAAGACACAAATATCACTGAATTCGGAGCTTGATTGTCTGGCCACTTTAAGTATTTGTATATAACTCTTAACACGTTAGGCCTTATAAATCAACAGGGGACGACCGTTTGTTGTGAACCGTTTGGTAACAAACGGTTTTAGACTGTTGGATGAGTAATGAATGACTGGGATAACATAACAGACGGACCGTGGAAATTATTCGCGGTTGGCAAGGACAGACCGCAGAAATTGTCTGCGGTTGTTATTGCTCCCTTATTACCAACATTCCATCACTCCCTCATTTCACCACACAAAAATACCCAAATCTCCAAAAAAGCTCTACTCTCCAAGTTTATATTTTAGGCGATTTTGGGGCATTTTTATCAAGAAATTCAAGTACTTTTGTCAATTTAAGGTATATTTCTTCTCttcaatttcaattttttatgGCAGATAATTTATTTGCTCGTATGTTTCGTCGTAAACGTAAAAATGAAAAAAAGAAGAGGGTATTGATCATATTTTACATCTTGATGATTTAAATACTAGTGAAGAACCTAAAACCCCTGTATTTGTGGAAGATGATGAGTTTGTAGATAAAAATGAggaatttattaatttagatgaCGATTTGGTTAATGTTGAAAATGAGCTTGAAAATGATAATGATAATATTGAGGGTGAGgatgaagatgataatgtagAGGATGCAAATATGTAAGAAAATGTTGATGGGGAGGAGTTCCATATTTGAATCAATTTTTTCAAAGTGTGGATGAGGTCGGTCATTTTTTTAAGGCTAATGCTTTAAGAAATGGATTTGCTATTAAAATTCAAGCGATTCATTGTAATAAAGACAACGAGATATATGGTCGTTTATATGTTTGTAGGCTTTATGGAAAAAGTATCGTCGCCGAGAGTAGTAAAAATAAACGGCGTAGAGAGGTTCTTCCTAAAAGTGAGTGCAATATTAGGATGTAtgtcaattatcaaaagaaaaaacaatTTTGAGAGATAAATAGCCTTGAGTTGGTACACAACCACGGTCTTGTTTTCCCTAATAAGATGAATTCGGTACAACGCGAAATACATGTCAACATCGCTACCCGTAGTTTGATTAAAACTCTTTATGATTCGGGGGTTCGTAATTGTCAAGTTATGAATGTGATTGGTAACATTCATGGAGGTAATGATAAAGTTGGTTTCAATGTTCAACATGTTAAGAATATGATAAGAGACGAGAGGAAGAAAATGTTTGATATTAGTGATGCCCAAGCGGGGTTGGACTTGTTGCATAGGTTGAATGAAGAAAGTggttctaaatattttattaggaCCGAAGTTGATGAAGAGAATCGTTTGAAGTGTCTAGTATGGATTGATCCGAGATGTTTAATGGCCTACCAAAATTTTGGCGATGTTGTGGCTTTTGATACCACTTATCGGACAAATAGATATGCAATGCCATTTGTCCCATTTACTGAGTCAATCATCATTATCAATCGGTGATTTTCGGGTTTGCATTGATGCCGGATGAACACACGTCGACTTTTCAGTGCATTCTTTGTACTTGTCTTGAAGGTGTGGGGAATAAGCCCCCAATGACTATAATCACGGATCAAGTTTGTtaagtcacacacactgtagaagggggttgaatacagtgtttagcacaatcaaatcgaatataagaactcatgtaacagaaaacatattttatttaacacaataaactctgttacaatatggaactgtcctctctcagtgatgaacaaattatcacgagagctgctagagttacaaagaataataacttcgataatcgtaacacttatagtgtaaactctatgcctgtgtttatatactacacagttacaagatattcttctaattgatatggaatataattctgcttcctaaaatatatcaaccagttatcttttcttccaagtattctattcttcatagaattccttcttcatgcacaattctttctgtcttagtctcgatcttctttcctttcaatcagtcgcctgccttatctgaaattcatcttaagtcctgatattatctcctgataaatatcttctgaaccttaagttccgatatcttaagttttgtcttcagtataagtgctgatttccagttaagtattgatttgtcctgtaaggtaagatctgaaaactaaacacaaatcatattacacatgacattatcaaatatatctaacaatctcccccaacttgtaaattagcacaatatacaagttcaacagatatttgatgatgtcaaaaacattaagtacaaatgcatgagaatttgactagataactacaacttacagtcctttcagctttaccatctttaacttttgataaccgcttcagtctgtataaacttcagaatttaagtagttgtagatctttgacttggcttcaattttcaatttcttctgatctctttgatatcaggagttgtcctgagatagttcttcaacaaacatctctctgcatattcaagttcattgaccatcctttTTTAGCATTCATCAATTCAgttgtatcttctccagtttgaaaaatagctgctctgagatcatttattttagcttttcttatctcttAATCTAGTCttatcagatatgccttgtcagactctagattgaattccacagccttataacccagaaaagtagttataatcttagcagagttaggcttcatatcgataatatcacctttgtgatctctgtacttgggacagtatgtgttgtcagactttacagaataaagctaattctgtctttgaatttgagactttaaatatcctgcagcactatctgttaatctgtctttcactcGAAGTAGgtatagaacatgttccagttcctcaaaatacttcagtggtataacatttttcttaatctggtatacccttccatctgtcataaaatataacaagatatgttctttcaagaaggtatggtaaaccatttgtacagattcaagtcgattcaatctttcaggagttgctccaacacctggttcacttaaggaagttggatcattggtagtgttacgtactcttctttcatcagaactacccaacccagatttatctcttgctttcctttcttgtaacaactcttgcttcaaaaccacttgttgcagtcttcaaaggttgagcctgtttagctttggtgaatcctggtaggagtatctttgaaggtttaacatgagcaatgtcagaggtttccttttccttatcttctgatatcaagccaacttgagctatgtcagaggttgcttgcttcactgtcacatcagaacttactatatcttgactctgaacaacatgagccatgtcagaggttgtttgaaaaatcttcttatgcatcagagtaagattaacatctgcttcttcatcaattatttcttcatacataactggcatataaacctttacaggttcatcaactttttcttttcccttggacattggatcaatttccatttgtgatttggccttggttgcctcagaacttgttctttcctttatcacaatacccttaggttttggaaatttcttttcaacaacagaagcttcatattttgtcttgacaccttctgctttgagtctagcttcttcttcctttagactctcaaattccattcctggattttctttaagaaataactgctttgaaatttcttcatcaagttctagatattcaccagaacttatccttttaccagtatcagaactaattcttctcccagtatcagaacttgttccttgacttgtaattctagctttacttgacgaaagtcctttgccttgaccttgacctctacccttatcagagtttccctggtcatcatttccatcatcctttcctttcagcGTCTGAATaaatttgcatttggacttaatcactttctccccctttttggcatcagcaggtaatagaagagagacaagcaattccactgaggattggatctcattgagttgactttggtgagaagattgattcttcagaatttcttcaacttgagtttgttgcttctcctgagttttcttaatgtaggcaattctgtcaaaggctggcttgaaaaatctgttattttcaagttttagattcatatcttgctggatcaagttttcttaaattttattcaccttgtcatgagttattgagtgattgaccttgaagatgccttgtactcaatgcagtaactctcagctgtaccttgaaatcatcatttatcagcatttcatcagcttttgcaagatgctcagcaagaatcttttcagaaggaacaaaactaactgagttccattctttagtccactcctttcctctaggagtttcactccaaggtactggtgcttcccctgtaacaaacttcttgactaactcagctttatgaacagtttgttgaggtgcatgtcctgatggaccagctgcatcagcatctaaattttCAGCAGCTAtaccagtaatttcttcattaacagcatcaaaacttgtagatcctgcagtatcaacatcttctgataaaatagCGGTAtatgaggctatagaggcttcaacattttcctctaaattctgatctgcagccaggttctgatcaatattcaaaattgatgttgttggtggagtgagttgaattggtggagcttccaagtacaaaacctcgggtacaatcaggttatgaatatcaatttcagcacttgtacttggttcttcagtatgtactggatcaactataggtgacataggaggtgtaggtattttagcttgagcagtttctggttgtgcagtttctgtttgtgcagaaggaagtaattcaataataactggttctgttgagatcagagattcctgatccccttccttagctgcttccactacatctgaatctgactcaactatgtccctatgagctctctgtttctttaatttcctcaaaggtggagacattgtaggagttttatcatcatactttaattttctaagccttttgaggggcctagaactcccagttacagtatctttctgagaaaaaaccttctcagcttctacaacaacaggttctgatattggaacatgttcctcagcatctgattcatctcgtaGAATAATtatccttctcttctgttgagtctgaggtactttcttagtccttttgGGTTTGaaagatgaaggctgcactgtaggatctgaaggttgaggttgagaaatttgaggtgtttgtgtagaggtggtaggtgctgatggatgaggttctgatggttggacatcaggatataattcagtatatttaactggatcgtaggttattaaggcttgtttgacagataaaggaactaggaacacaaccttcttattatcagtagataataagtcattaaaagctcttttagctattttgaatgatgaaattaattcactagcagattggggcttattatcacaacaaaaaactatagataagctgacagaatctagcaaaataaacagtatttctatcttctgtcattctgtccccaataaaacctaagacagcacttgcataatcaaaatcagtttgatttatgagagcatacccgatttgatggctgaatatgggaatgcatcaaaattagaacatttgtttgcaaaagccttggttatgcagtcaaagaagaaactccattccctccttatgaaagatctcttcaactgacccagctttgccaatgtcctctcataccccagactggccatcatgttttgaagaactggctcttcaacagtagaataaacacagttctcaggcagctgcagtgcttgtcggaccgtagccaatgtcacaacatactcatcctcccctgatgaaaaaataatacttggggacccttgagcacaaccatcatcatatactctgATTCTCCAGAACTCCggtacttgagtaccagagactgcttcaggttcggtcagagcgtacccaatatcagaactagcaagaaagtcctgaatgaagtgaagttctgatggggcttctgacttgctaagaatagcggagaagttattaggaacaaacttagctccatcaaaaattatgtcttttggtgccatctctgtaagaaattaagtgaataagagaatgtttgcaaagtgtttgtaaaaagtcctgagagaaaaacagcttcagaaaataaaagagagagagagagagagaaagtaaaagagatttagaatagaaaaataaataaaagattagaaaatcttttttctctc is a window of Apium graveolens cultivar Ventura chromosome 11, ASM990537v1, whole genome shotgun sequence DNA encoding:
- the LOC141696165 gene encoding protein FAR1-RELATED SEQUENCE 5-like, coding for MNSVQREIHVNIATRSLIKTLYDSGVRNCQVMNVIGNIHGGNDKVGFNVQHVKNMIRDERKKMFDISDAQAGLDLLHRLNEESGSKYFIRTEVDEENRLKCLVWIDPRCLMAYQNFGDVVAFDTTYRTNRYAMPFVPFTESIIIINR